The Brevibacillus brevis genome contains a region encoding:
- a CDS encoding MerR family transcriptional regulator, producing MQIKDMAHRLQITPRAIRYYEEKGLIKPSKADASGYRQFTEEDVWRLQTIITLREVGMAVEDIRELLIQMKDQEGSLLHYLELQRSFMYTRWVEMSKVIQTTEAMIERIRDRETIDPGELFTLAEANKRLKQTRDNWVDRWNFNEWADRYDEWVHGGNGHESYENVLEEVVETVAVKPGECGLDAGTGTGNLAGRLVKKGARMSGFDQSPQMLKQCRAKHPEVETKLGTFFAFPFLENRFDFVATSYALHHLTDDQKQLALAECRRVLKPGGRLVIADLMFVDERHRQDHLNALEEAGQTRVIADIQDRCYADRSRLLQELVYLGFTNDVRQLGTYTHLILSTSK from the coding sequence ATGCAAATCAAAGACATGGCCCATCGCTTGCAAATAACGCCGCGTGCGATTCGATATTATGAAGAAAAAGGGCTAATCAAACCTTCGAAAGCAGATGCGTCCGGGTATCGCCAGTTCACAGAGGAAGATGTCTGGAGACTGCAAACCATCATTACACTGCGCGAGGTCGGGATGGCGGTAGAAGACATTCGGGAGCTCCTGATTCAAATGAAGGATCAGGAAGGCAGTCTTCTCCATTATTTAGAGCTGCAGCGTTCGTTTATGTATACAAGGTGGGTAGAAATGAGCAAGGTCATCCAAACGACAGAAGCGATGATTGAGCGAATCAGGGACAGAGAAACGATTGATCCCGGAGAGCTGTTTACACTGGCAGAGGCGAACAAGCGATTGAAGCAGACACGTGATAACTGGGTGGATCGATGGAATTTTAATGAATGGGCGGATCGCTACGACGAATGGGTACATGGCGGGAATGGTCATGAATCGTACGAAAACGTACTGGAGGAGGTCGTCGAGACAGTTGCGGTCAAACCGGGAGAGTGCGGTCTGGATGCCGGAACAGGTACTGGAAACCTCGCAGGTCGTCTCGTGAAAAAAGGAGCCAGGATGAGCGGGTTCGACCAATCTCCGCAAATGCTGAAGCAATGCAGAGCGAAACACCCAGAGGTCGAGACGAAGCTGGGAACCTTTTTCGCATTTCCGTTTTTAGAAAATCGGTTTGACTTTGTGGCTACGAGCTACGCTTTGCATCATTTGACGGATGATCAGAAGCAGCTTGCCTTGGCGGAATGTCGCCGCGTACTGAAGCCAGGGGGGAGATTGGTCATTGCCGATTTGATGTTTGTGGACGAGAGGCATAGACAAGACCATCTCAATGCCTTGGAGGAGGCAGGTCAAACGAGAGTGATAGCAGATATACAGGATCGCTGTTATGCAGATCGCTCCCGATTACTGCAGGAGCTTGTTTATCTTGGTTTTACGAATGATGTAAGACAGCTAGGTACTTACACGCATTTGATCTTGTCTACTAGTAAATAG
- a CDS encoding CBS domain-containing protein: MAKLENRTLREIMTKDVATVTLKDNVYEVACKMRDWNVGVIPVVDEKNDVIGVITDRDIVIRGLAEKHEGSTATEVVMTRDIILGQPGMTVDEAAKVMAQHQIRRLPVVDNGKLVGIVALGDMAVRQVHHDEASDALQQISEPATH, translated from the coding sequence ATGGCAAAGCTGGAAAATCGCACACTGCGCGAAATTATGACAAAAGATGTCGCTACTGTGACGCTTAAGGATAATGTGTATGAAGTGGCTTGCAAAATGCGCGATTGGAATGTAGGGGTCATTCCGGTTGTGGATGAAAAAAATGATGTAATCGGCGTGATTACGGATCGTGATATTGTGATTCGCGGTTTGGCTGAAAAGCATGAAGGATCGACTGCAACCGAGGTTGTTATGACCCGGGACATTATTCTCGGTCAGCCGGGAATGACGGTTGATGAAGCTGCAAAGGTTATGGCCCAGCATCAAATTCGTCGCCTGCCCGTTGTCGATAATGGCAAGCTGGTCGGTATTGTGGCATTGGGAGATATGGCTGTTCGTCAAGTTCACCACGATGAGGCGAGTGACGCTCTCCAACAAATTTCTGAACCTGCGACACATTAA
- a CDS encoding MalY/PatB family protein — protein sequence MYDFDQRIERRGTDSVKWEIQNPKVNGEGMLPLWVADMDFACAPEITEALIKRASHPIYGYTLKSNALYQSLKEWIHKRFGVEVEVSWMTGIPGVVPGIHVAVEAYTAPGDGVLIQTPVYHPFYHAVENRGRHVVTSPLLERDGRYEMNWDDLAQKLSDPRVKLMLLCTPHNPIGRVWTREELERLGRLCVENGVIVVADEIHSDLVYEPNVHTPYYSLAPELANQSVTFLSAAKTFNLAGLYTSYLMTENQQLLREFQVTASKMGYENLNLFGMEATIAAYQHGEAWLEELLIYLRRNAAYVHEFLSTRIPGVSMAIPEATYLGWMDFRQLGRSQAELNKLIREDAKLGLHDGTTFGREGAGFMRINFACPRSILVEAMERLEHAVQK from the coding sequence GTGTACGATTTTGATCAGCGCATCGAACGCAGAGGGACAGATAGTGTCAAATGGGAGATTCAGAATCCAAAAGTGAACGGAGAAGGGATGCTTCCGCTATGGGTGGCGGATATGGATTTTGCTTGTGCTCCTGAAATCACAGAGGCACTGATCAAACGGGCGAGCCATCCGATATACGGATACACGTTGAAGTCAAATGCCCTTTATCAGAGCTTGAAAGAGTGGATACACAAGCGATTTGGTGTAGAGGTAGAAGTGAGCTGGATGACAGGGATACCTGGGGTCGTTCCCGGCATTCACGTAGCGGTAGAGGCCTATACAGCACCAGGAGATGGTGTCTTGATCCAGACGCCTGTGTACCATCCTTTTTACCATGCAGTCGAAAATCGCGGACGTCATGTCGTCACCAGCCCACTCTTGGAGCGTGACGGCCGTTATGAAATGAATTGGGATGATCTCGCACAAAAGCTGAGCGACCCGCGGGTGAAGCTCATGCTGCTCTGCACGCCGCATAATCCGATCGGGCGAGTTTGGACCAGAGAAGAGCTGGAGCGCTTGGGAAGATTGTGTGTAGAAAATGGCGTGATTGTGGTTGCCGACGAGATTCATTCGGATTTGGTCTATGAGCCAAATGTTCATACGCCTTACTATTCGCTGGCACCGGAGCTGGCCAACCAGAGCGTCACCTTTCTATCAGCCGCCAAAACATTTAATTTGGCTGGTTTGTACACCTCTTATTTGATGACAGAAAATCAGCAGTTATTGCGAGAGTTCCAGGTCACAGCATCCAAAATGGGCTATGAGAATCTGAATCTGTTTGGGATGGAAGCAACAATTGCTGCCTACCAACATGGAGAAGCATGGCTGGAAGAACTGTTGATCTACTTGCGTAGGAATGCAGCCTATGTGCATGAGTTTTTATCGACTCGTATTCCTGGGGTATCCATGGCAATTCCGGAAGCGACATACTTGGGGTGGATGGATTTTAGACAGCTAGGACGTAGTCAGGCGGAGTTGAACAAGCTCATTCGCGAGGATGCAAAGCTCGGTTTGCACGACGGTACGACTTTTGGGAGAGAGGGTGCAGGGTTTATGCGAATCAATTTTGCCTGCCCCAGATCCATTCTAGTCGAAGCGATGGAACGATTGGAGCACGCCGTGCAGAAGTAG
- the ftsW gene encoding putative lipid II flippase FtsW, translating into MKTRGVPDFLLLFLTALLVGFGITMVLSSSSIFALTSFTSGGCKYCGGDELYFVKRQSIFLLVGVFGMLVAMNIPFSFYKRNFLLIALVSFFSLLLVLIPGIGYENNGAQSWFKFGSVTIQPAEFAKLGLILYLAAIISKKGNGILKLKSGLMPPLMVTGIFFMLIVVQPDLGSAAILLGCALIVMICGGAKIRHLFGLGAPVVTVALLAYITAKPHALNRIYSFLNPWSDTDGTGYHIIQSWIAIAHGGLTGTGFGKSIQKYLYLPEMHTDFIFAILTEELGFIGASLFLLIYLLFLLRGIHICLRVKDTFASLAGIGVVSMFAIQALLNIGGVTGLIPLTGVPLPFISYGGSSLLVCLLATGFLLSISREVSRQKVEEQLQKQPYAM; encoded by the coding sequence ATGAAGACGAGGGGCGTTCCTGACTTCTTGCTCCTGTTTTTGACCGCCCTACTTGTTGGGTTTGGCATAACCATGGTGCTCAGCTCCAGCTCTATTTTCGCTTTGACCAGCTTTACAAGCGGGGGCTGTAAATATTGTGGCGGCGATGAGCTCTATTTCGTAAAGCGACAATCCATTTTCTTACTGGTGGGTGTCTTTGGAATGCTGGTCGCCATGAACATTCCCTTCTCCTTTTATAAAAGGAATTTCTTATTGATTGCGCTGGTCAGCTTCTTTTCCTTGCTCCTGGTGCTCATACCGGGGATCGGCTATGAAAATAACGGAGCTCAATCTTGGTTTAAGTTCGGTTCAGTTACCATTCAGCCTGCAGAGTTTGCCAAGCTTGGCCTCATCCTGTACTTGGCAGCCATCATCTCCAAAAAAGGAAACGGAATACTGAAGCTCAAATCTGGTTTGATGCCACCACTGATGGTAACAGGAATATTTTTTATGCTGATCGTCGTCCAACCCGACCTCGGTTCTGCCGCCATCTTGCTCGGTTGCGCTTTGATCGTCATGATCTGTGGCGGTGCCAAAATCCGTCACCTCTTCGGACTTGGTGCCCCTGTTGTGACTGTTGCATTATTGGCATACATCACAGCGAAGCCACATGCCTTGAACCGGATCTACTCCTTTCTCAACCCGTGGAGTGATACAGATGGCACTGGCTACCACATTATTCAATCCTGGATTGCAATTGCACATGGCGGTCTGACTGGGACAGGCTTTGGAAAAAGCATTCAAAAGTATTTGTATTTGCCAGAGATGCATACTGATTTTATTTTCGCGATCCTGACAGAAGAGCTTGGTTTTATCGGCGCCTCTCTGTTCCTTTTGATCTACTTGCTTTTCTTGCTGCGCGGCATCCATATTTGTTTGCGCGTAAAAGACACCTTTGCCAGTCTTGCCGGAATCGGTGTTGTCAGTATGTTCGCCATACAGGCCCTCTTAAACATTGGTGGAGTAACGGGTCTGATTCCATTGACAGGCGTACCATTGCCGTTTATCAGTTATGGTGGCTCCTCCTTGCTCGTATGTCTGCTCGCCACTGGCTTTTTGCTCAGTATTTCGCGGGAAGTCAGTCGACAGAAGGTAGAAGAGCAATTGCAAAAACAGCCATATGCCATGTAA
- the sleB gene encoding spore cortex-lytic enzyme — translation MKQPVKWLLAVVVFALLVTTAVMVSPLRSDAFSKQIVKVGAEGSDVREMQYRLKHLGFYTGKVDGVFGWRSYWALRNFQYEFGLTVDGVLGAQTKVKLYNATKNYKPTATDLGVPQTAAPAPSKPSKPTYHAAGVSENDLRLMANAVYGEARGEPYIGQVAVAAVILNRTKNPAFPNTPAGVIFEPRAFTAVADGQIWLTPNEQAKKAVNDALKGWDPSDGAIYYFNPDTATSGWIWSRPQIKKIGRHIFCR, via the coding sequence ATGAAACAGCCTGTCAAATGGCTGCTAGCTGTAGTAGTATTCGCACTTCTGGTTACGACTGCGGTTATGGTATCTCCCTTGCGCTCGGATGCATTCAGTAAGCAGATCGTCAAAGTAGGGGCAGAAGGCTCAGACGTGCGTGAAATGCAGTATCGCTTGAAGCACCTTGGATTTTATACAGGAAAAGTAGACGGCGTATTCGGATGGCGTTCTTATTGGGCGTTGCGTAACTTTCAGTATGAGTTTGGCTTAACCGTTGACGGTGTCCTCGGGGCGCAGACAAAAGTAAAGCTGTACAACGCAACGAAAAATTATAAGCCCACGGCTACTGATCTCGGGGTGCCACAAACCGCTGCACCTGCACCATCGAAGCCTTCTAAGCCTACCTATCACGCAGCCGGGGTATCGGAGAACGACCTGCGCTTAATGGCGAATGCCGTTTACGGAGAGGCGCGTGGAGAGCCTTACATTGGCCAAGTGGCAGTAGCGGCTGTTATTCTAAACCGGACGAAAAACCCGGCCTTTCCCAATACACCAGCAGGCGTTATCTTCGAACCTCGTGCCTTTACAGCTGTGGCGGATGGTCAGATTTGGCTGACACCGAACGAACAGGCAAAAAAAGCAGTGAATGACGCGCTCAAAGGGTGGGACCCATCAGACGGAGCCATTTATTATTTCAACCCGGATACTGCTACATCCGGTTGGATTTGGAGCCGCCCTCAAATCAAAAAGATCGGCAGACACATTTTTTGCCGCTAG
- the cax gene encoding calcium/proton exchanger — MNLKLFFSLVGGSMLLALYAHYFSGNEMLQFVTSSLAIIFLAAWLGKSTESVAHYAGDRIGGFLNATFGNAAELIIAFFLVKEGLFDMVKASITGAIIGNMLLVLGLSTLLGGLKYKEQTFNSRLASHNASLMTLAIVALFIPAVFMFELPMIKVEIISIVIASLLIIAYVLWLIFSMITHSDFLSDIEPQESDAVWSKGVSLLMLAVSTFFVAVVSEWLVEGVHHVSETLGWSELFVGAFVIAIIGNAAEHSAALLLALKGRIGAAVEIAIGSSLQIALFVAPTLVIISLLLGNPMNIVFTTFELAAIGVATFITISITRDGATNWFEGVLLLTVYIILGTVFFFA, encoded by the coding sequence ATGAACTTGAAACTCTTTTTCTCATTAGTAGGCGGGAGCATGCTATTAGCTCTTTACGCCCACTATTTTTCTGGTAATGAAATGCTCCAATTCGTCACGTCTTCACTTGCCATCATTTTTTTGGCGGCTTGGCTCGGAAAATCGACAGAGAGTGTCGCCCATTATGCTGGGGACCGAATCGGCGGCTTTCTTAATGCTACCTTCGGAAATGCCGCCGAACTCATTATTGCTTTTTTTCTGGTGAAAGAAGGCTTGTTCGATATGGTCAAAGCCTCTATTACGGGTGCGATCATCGGAAATATGCTGTTGGTTCTTGGCTTGAGCACGTTACTAGGCGGTCTCAAGTACAAGGAACAAACCTTCAATAGCAGGCTGGCAAGTCACAATGCTTCCCTGATGACACTCGCGATCGTTGCTTTGTTCATACCGGCAGTCTTTATGTTTGAGCTGCCTATGATCAAGGTGGAGATCATCAGCATCGTCATCGCCAGCCTGCTCATCATTGCCTACGTTTTGTGGCTCATCTTTTCGATGATTACCCACAGCGATTTTTTATCGGATATCGAGCCGCAAGAAAGTGATGCGGTATGGTCGAAGGGTGTCTCTCTCCTGATGCTTGCTGTCTCCACCTTTTTCGTGGCCGTTGTCTCGGAATGGCTGGTAGAGGGAGTACACCATGTATCCGAAACGTTAGGGTGGTCGGAGTTATTCGTCGGTGCTTTTGTAATTGCGATCATCGGGAATGCCGCAGAGCACAGCGCTGCCTTGCTTTTGGCACTAAAAGGACGCATCGGTGCAGCAGTCGAGATTGCGATCGGCTCTAGCTTGCAGATTGCCTTGTTCGTAGCCCCTACTCTCGTCATCATCAGTCTCTTGCTGGGCAACCCTATGAACATCGTGTTCACTACCTTTGAATTGGCTGCGATCGGCGTTGCTACCTTTATTACGATTTCCATCACGCGGGATGGCGCTACAAACTGGTTTGAAGGCGTACTTCTGTTGACGGTGTATATTATTTTGGGTACGGTCTTTTTCTTCGCGTAA
- a CDS encoding YugN family protein: MVIKDTGIGTKEVFFADLEHYMSELGFDRGAWDYKHATYDYKIQDKGNVFYLRIEANVTEGKLEDTHAVLKLEDPYMGKHLFPHGLDYDYPMPDSVVKTAKLKLQMLGEKLSSH, from the coding sequence ATGGTCATTAAGGACACGGGGATTGGCACAAAAGAAGTCTTTTTCGCCGATCTGGAGCACTACATGAGCGAACTCGGCTTTGATCGCGGCGCTTGGGATTACAAGCATGCTACATACGATTATAAAATCCAAGATAAAGGCAATGTCTTCTACCTGCGTATCGAAGCGAACGTAACAGAAGGCAAACTTGAGGATACGCACGCTGTCCTGAAGCTCGAAGATCCTTACATGGGCAAACATCTTTTCCCACACGGTCTGGATTACGATTACCCAATGCCGGACTCCGTTGTGAAAACAGCGAAATTGAAGCTGCAAATGCTGGGCGAGAAGCTGTCCTCACACTAA
- the glsA gene encoding glutaminase A, translating to MDLKQASEQLERIRNQSLEYTHKGSVASYIPELAKVDSHQLGVAVCLPDGTILSAGDTDVPFSMQSISKIFSLIVALCQNGKEYVFRHVGKEPTGDPFNSIIKLETTESHKPLNPMINAGAIAVAGMIRGANVDERLDAVLALMRKMTGNPHLSINQAVYCSEKKTADRNRALAWFLKDSGILETDVEETLDLYFRHCSIEVTAKEVATLGMVLAADGILVNTGERVIPEEVARICKTFMVTCGMYNASGEFAIDVGIPAKSGVAGGIMATVPQRMGIGVFGPSLDDKGNSVAGVKLLELLSKEWKLGIF from the coding sequence ATGGATTTGAAACAAGCGTCCGAACAATTGGAGCGAATACGCAACCAATCACTTGAGTATACACACAAGGGAAGTGTAGCGTCTTACATCCCTGAATTGGCAAAAGTCGATTCACATCAATTGGGAGTGGCTGTATGCTTGCCCGATGGGACGATCCTTTCTGCTGGGGATACAGATGTGCCTTTCTCGATGCAAAGTATCTCCAAGATTTTCTCTCTGATCGTCGCCTTATGCCAGAACGGGAAGGAATACGTGTTTCGGCATGTGGGGAAGGAACCAACGGGAGACCCGTTTAATTCGATTATTAAGCTGGAGACGACCGAATCCCATAAACCACTGAACCCGATGATCAATGCAGGCGCCATTGCAGTTGCGGGAATGATTCGCGGTGCCAACGTGGACGAACGGCTAGATGCTGTCCTGGCTCTAATGCGGAAAATGACGGGGAATCCTCATCTTTCTATCAATCAGGCTGTCTATTGTTCTGAAAAGAAAACGGCTGATCGCAATCGTGCCCTCGCTTGGTTTCTAAAGGACAGCGGCATTCTGGAAACGGATGTAGAAGAGACGCTTGATTTGTATTTTCGCCATTGCTCGATAGAAGTGACAGCAAAGGAAGTAGCTACACTAGGGATGGTGCTTGCAGCAGACGGAATTCTCGTGAATACGGGTGAGCGAGTGATTCCAGAAGAGGTAGCGCGAATCTGCAAGACCTTCATGGTGACTTGTGGGATGTATAATGCCTCTGGAGAGTTTGCGATTGACGTAGGAATCCCCGCGAAAAGTGGGGTTGCCGGCGGTATTATGGCAACAGTGCCACAGCGAATGGGCATTGGTGTGTTCGGTCCATCTTTGGATGATAAAGGAAATTCGGTAGCAGGTGTCAAGCTGTTGGAGCTGCTCTCAAAAGAGTGGAAGCTTGGTATCTTTTAG
- a CDS encoding sodium-dependent transporter, producing the protein MKQAEQWTSRLGFILAAAGSAIGLGAIWKFPYMVGTSGGGAFFLLFIIFTLAIGLPLLLGEFTIGRSTQKEAISAYQTIAPGSLWHWIGRLGVITCFLLLSFYSVVGGWILSYLLRGFTGQLQGPAYDKVFGDVIGDPVSAVVAQLVFMLITAWVVARGVQSGIESANKYMMPGLFLLFMVLMVRSLTLDGAMEGVSFFLRPDFSKLTAESILYALGQSFFALSVGVSVMVTYSSYLAKNESLVRSAGSIVSLNLLVSLFAGLAIFPAVFSLGVEPTAGPGLLFIVLPSVFEQIAFGSIFLLIFLALFLFATLTSAFSMMEIIVASLAKGDETKRKRLAWVIGLLIFIVGVPSALSFGVWSEVTLFGKSIFDAMDFLVSNILMPLGALLISIFVPLKMKRETLINELGAHTSLGKRLFIIWLLLIKYVAPIAILAVFLQMLGIW; encoded by the coding sequence ATGAAACAAGCCGAACAATGGACGAGCAGGCTCGGCTTCATCTTGGCAGCAGCAGGCTCGGCGATCGGACTGGGGGCCATTTGGAAATTTCCTTATATGGTCGGAACGAGCGGTGGTGGAGCGTTCTTTCTGCTATTCATCATCTTTACGCTAGCAATTGGTCTTCCGTTGTTGCTGGGAGAATTCACAATCGGACGCAGTACACAAAAAGAGGCGATCAGTGCGTATCAAACAATTGCGCCCGGGTCACTCTGGCATTGGATTGGTCGCCTTGGGGTGATCACTTGCTTCTTGCTCTTGTCCTTTTACAGTGTGGTGGGAGGCTGGATTCTTAGTTATCTGCTTCGCGGCTTTACAGGTCAATTGCAAGGGCCAGCTTATGATAAAGTATTTGGTGACGTAATCGGTGATCCTGTTAGTGCAGTAGTTGCCCAGTTGGTTTTCATGCTCATTACCGCATGGGTAGTAGCGAGAGGCGTACAGAGTGGAATTGAGTCCGCTAACAAGTACATGATGCCTGGTTTGTTCCTTTTATTCATGGTATTGATGGTTCGTTCCTTGACGCTGGATGGGGCGATGGAGGGTGTTTCCTTCTTTCTGCGTCCTGATTTTTCCAAGCTGACTGCTGAATCGATCCTGTATGCGTTGGGCCAATCCTTTTTCGCGTTGAGCGTCGGGGTGTCCGTCATGGTTACGTACAGCTCGTACCTTGCCAAAAACGAAAGTCTGGTTCGTTCTGCCGGATCGATTGTCAGTTTGAATCTGCTCGTATCGCTGTTTGCCGGTTTGGCGATTTTCCCTGCAGTCTTCTCCCTTGGAGTAGAGCCAACAGCAGGGCCGGGATTACTGTTTATCGTACTGCCTTCTGTGTTTGAACAAATTGCCTTCGGTAGTATTTTTCTGTTAATCTTTTTGGCTCTATTCCTTTTCGCAACATTGACTTCGGCTTTTTCGATGATGGAAATTATCGTTGCATCTCTTGCAAAGGGGGACGAAACAAAGCGCAAGCGTCTCGCTTGGGTGATTGGTCTGTTGATTTTTATCGTCGGTGTTCCGTCGGCTTTGTCATTCGGCGTATGGAGCGAGGTTACGCTGTTCGGCAAGTCTATCTTTGATGCGATGGACTTTTTGGTCAGCAATATCTTGATGCCGCTTGGAGCGCTGCTCATTTCGATCTTCGTTCCTTTGAAAATGAAGCGTGAGACATTGATAAATGAACTGGGAGCACATACTTCTCTGGGCAAACGCCTGTTTATCATTTGGCTCCTCCTGATTAAATATGTAGCACCTATCGCGATTCTCGCAGTTTTCCTGCAAATGCTGGGTATATGGTAA
- a CDS encoding thiamine pyrophosphate-binding protein: MQVAQYLTEQLIRWGVKRIYGVAGDGIFAWLDQIAKQSDIPYIACKHESAAAMMASAEAKLTGNPAVCTATMGPGFVNLLNGLADAHTDRAPVIAITGQVETYKLGGAYKQFLSQEDMIRPISFYSTTITHPDAIQSALHKAFVMAMQQKGVTHLAICKDVFTQTTSDAVLAALPRIPHAIYPDRMEIELACEQVAKSQKPLILLGIGARKSADSCVKLAEQLGAGVLLSLGAKGAVDESHPLVIGGWGEGGSETALHALAEADLLLIFGASWFPRAFLPKKLSVIQVDHQPGSIHAHPYLQSVTAELDDVLPIWMRRLQSRKPDDAWQEQIKRWHGEFGKETEQAVIQQASEQVKPQTLMHTLGGVVNEDAIIVLDTGEHTIWFNRAFRGKKQTPLFSGKWRTMGFGLPAAVAAKLTYPEKQVVCVTGDGGLQMNLAELLTAAQLQLPIVILVVNNGTLGLEEVKMSQAGFIPFGVKLRNPDFQQLAHACGISGKVVKEVQALEPVLREALAANQLTLVDIHCTSPTLTERKKQISFQAQA; the protein is encoded by the coding sequence ATGCAGGTCGCGCAATATTTGACGGAACAATTGATTAGATGGGGAGTAAAACGAATATACGGGGTGGCAGGTGACGGAATCTTTGCCTGGCTGGATCAGATCGCGAAGCAATCCGACATTCCATACATTGCCTGCAAGCATGAATCTGCTGCGGCCATGATGGCAAGTGCGGAAGCAAAACTGACGGGAAATCCGGCTGTTTGTACTGCAACGATGGGGCCGGGTTTCGTCAATCTGCTGAATGGACTGGCAGATGCGCATACGGATCGCGCACCTGTCATTGCGATTACAGGTCAAGTGGAGACATACAAGCTGGGTGGCGCGTACAAGCAATTTCTCTCACAAGAGGACATGATACGTCCCATCAGTTTTTATTCGACGACGATTACGCATCCAGATGCAATCCAAAGTGCTTTGCACAAAGCATTTGTCATGGCTATGCAGCAAAAAGGAGTGACACATCTCGCCATTTGCAAGGACGTCTTTACCCAAACGACTTCAGATGCTGTCCTTGCAGCACTCCCACGCATTCCACATGCCATTTATCCTGACCGGATGGAGATCGAGCTGGCTTGCGAGCAGGTTGCGAAGTCGCAAAAGCCTCTCATACTGCTTGGAATCGGTGCTCGCAAGTCGGCGGATTCGTGTGTAAAGCTAGCGGAACAGCTAGGGGCAGGTGTGTTGCTGTCGCTCGGAGCAAAAGGGGCGGTAGATGAATCCCATCCACTTGTGATCGGCGGATGGGGAGAGGGGGGCAGCGAAACAGCTTTGCATGCCTTAGCGGAAGCAGATTTGTTGCTGATTTTCGGAGCGAGCTGGTTCCCTCGCGCTTTTTTGCCAAAGAAGCTGTCCGTCATTCAAGTAGATCATCAGCCTGGATCGATACATGCACATCCCTACCTCCAGTCTGTCACAGCTGAATTGGACGATGTCCTGCCTATCTGGATGAGACGCTTGCAATCGCGCAAACCGGACGATGCGTGGCAGGAACAGATCAAGCGTTGGCATGGAGAGTTTGGCAAGGAGACAGAGCAAGCAGTCATTCAACAAGCGAGTGAACAAGTAAAGCCACAAACCTTGATGCATACGCTTGGGGGAGTAGTAAATGAAGATGCGATTATCGTCTTGGATACGGGTGAGCACACGATCTGGTTTAATCGTGCGTTCCGTGGGAAAAAACAGACCCCACTCTTTTCCGGGAAGTGGCGAACGATGGGATTCGGGTTGCCTGCGGCTGTGGCTGCAAAGCTAACCTATCCTGAAAAGCAGGTCGTCTGCGTCACTGGGGACGGGGGATTGCAAATGAATCTGGCAGAACTTCTGACAGCGGCCCAACTCCAGTTGCCAATTGTGATTCTCGTGGTGAACAATGGGACATTGGGATTAGAAGAGGTCAAAATGAGTCAGGCGGGCTTCATCCCTTTTGGAGTAAAGTTACGGAATCCAGATTTTCAACAATTGGCGCATGCTTGCGGAATCAGTGGCAAGGTCGTCAAAGAGGTACAAGCTCTGGAGCCGGTATTGCGGGAGGCGCTTGCCGCAAATCAGTTGACACTCGTTGACATTCATTGCACGTCTCCGACACTAACGGAGAGAAAAAAACAAATTTCCTTCCAAGCCCAAGCATGA
- a CDS encoding Asp23/Gls24 family envelope stress response protein has translation MADRLGEIRVADQVIAIIAGVAVEEVLEVTVRSGGIYQDLAKKLNGGSKGITVSVIDDRVTIDMRVSVRYGVQIHHVCHVLQEKVKEAVETMTGLYVEAVNVRVETIELLRNE, from the coding sequence ATGGCTGACAGGCTTGGCGAAATCAGAGTAGCAGATCAGGTGATCGCGATCATTGCTGGTGTTGCTGTAGAAGAAGTGTTGGAAGTCACAGTCCGTTCTGGCGGAATCTATCAAGATTTGGCGAAAAAACTGAATGGCGGCTCGAAAGGCATTACCGTATCCGTAATAGACGACAGAGTCACCATTGACATGCGTGTGTCCGTCCGTTATGGGGTTCAGATCCATCACGTCTGTCACGTCCTGCAGGAAAAAGTAAAAGAAGCGGTGGAAACAATGACAGGTCTTTATGTGGAAGCCGTGAATGTACGGGTGGAAACAATCGAACTCCTTCGAAATGAGTAA
- a CDS encoding YlaN family protein: MTEIKVPDLEQKALALLQADADKIYKLIDVQMENLTMPQCPLYEEVLDTQMFGLSREVEYAVRLGLISEDIGREIMGSLERKLAHLHELFNQK; this comes from the coding sequence TTGACAGAAATTAAGGTTCCCGATCTGGAACAAAAAGCGCTAGCGTTGCTTCAAGCAGACGCCGACAAAATTTACAAGCTGATCGACGTACAGATGGAAAACCTGACCATGCCGCAGTGCCCACTGTATGAAGAAGTGCTGGATACCCAAATGTTCGGGCTTTCTCGTGAAGTAGAGTACGCGGTCCGCTTGGGACTGATTAGTGAAGACATTGGTCGAGAAATTATGGGTTCATTGGAACGTAAATTAGCCCATCTTCATGAACTGTTTAATCAAAAGTAA